The DNA sequence CCTTCCACAGTGCCAGCATCAACTGCCAGGGGCCTTCCTAACCACACAgtcccaaaccagtctgggaatCTCTGGTTTCTGGCTGCCACTGCCTTAGGGTAGCGCAACGTTAGGAACAGTCACAGTAAACAGCTGATTCATCACCTCTTAGATTTTCCTATTCATATGGATTAATCTCGTCAAAGCTGGCCTGTCTTAAGGTCGCATTTATCTGAGCCACGTTTTTGGGTGTGCTTTACCCTCTGACAACTGAAGGAAGTTGAAGAATCGTGCAGATAATTTTTAACATGTCTCCCTTAGGCCCTGCCAAGCAATGGCTTTGGCTCTTCGGTGATTCCCAGAACGTCAATTCAGATTAAACAGGATGAGAGAAAGTAGGTTGCAGCACCATCTCCTCGGTGTGACTCGGGCCGGGAGGTTACCAGCTCCAGGGTCAGCCGTATAATTTAATCAGATGGGCCCGATGTCGGCGTTCAGCGGGGAGAACGGGGAAGCGGTGCGCGTCCCCGCCGTTCTCCCGCGCTCCGGGAGCGCCCCGCGCCAGCCGCACAGGCCGCGGCGCCCCCTTGCCGCCGGCcgcccggggcggggccgggggaggGCGGTCCCGGCAGCGCCGCTCCCGCCTCCGCTCGGCCTGGGCCCGGCGCGGGGCCGCTGGCGGGCGGGGGAGCGCCATGGCGCTGGGCTCGGCGTGGAAGCAGATGTCGTGGCTGTACTACCAGTACCTGCTGGTCACCGCGCTCTACATGCTGGAGCCCTGGGAGCGCACCGTCTTCAGTATCCTTCTGCCGGCCGGGCCTGGCGGGGCGGGTGTGagtgcggggccggggctgccccgctCCCTGTCGCGCTGTGtccggcggcggctccggggctGCCCCGAGGCCGCCGGGCGGGTGTGGCGGCTCCGCCGGCCCTGCGCGGAGCTCGGGGAGGGCCAGGGCCGGGGTCGTGCTGAGAGCGCTGCCGCCGGCGGGGCTTGCTGGGGGCAGCGGAGAGTCGGGCCGggaggggagcggggccgggccgggggcagcCGGCCTGAGGCGCCGAGCGCGGCCAGAGCCCGCGGCGGCCGGAGGAGCGGCAGCCTCCGCCTGGGACCGAGGCTTGACCTCTCCTTGCTAGCGGGGACTCAGCTCCTCGCCGTAACAAACTAACATCCTGCCCGGGCTGGGAGTAAACCTCGCTGGGAATAAACCGGCATGTTTCACGTGCTGTGTCCGGGCGTCGGGCAGCCCAGTCGGTTTCTTTCTCCGGCATAAATTTATATCTTTGGACTTACGGTAGTTGTGGCTTTTGCACTGTAATCCCGACCTTTCTGTTAAGGATAAGTGTCTTTAAtgatttcttttgtattttgcCTAGAGGAAAGTAAATGTGCACGCTGCAAAACCTTGCAAACCTAGGCTTTCATGCTGCTTTGTCACATGGCTTTTATTACATGGCTGTTTAATTCTCGAGCTGATAAGTTTGCTTGGCTGTTTTAGAGTGGAAGAACTTGACAGATACTCATGTAAAGGCGTCTCTATAAAGACTGTTTATAGGTTTGCTCCTTTACCTGGCCCTTTCGTACAGGCAGTGCATTTTCTTAAGTATTGCTGTGGCATCACaagtgtttttctctttttttttgatcTTGACTTAAAATGATGTCTCAATATGAATGAGCATGAGCTATCTCCAGTTAATGCTGAGTGGTAGAgagagaaattaattaaaacattAACATAGAGAAGGGTATAAGTAGTAGCAAGAAGCTGCTTTTGCTGAGATTCTGCTTAGTTTTGTAAAGAAACTCACATTTCTTATGTAAAAGTGGTTGCCCAAGTTACAGCAGTGTGatcagtcttttttttcctgtctctaGTCAGTAGAAATGGCGAttactggaaaagagaagtaGTATGTTTTATAGACTTACTATGCACAATTGTGCAGGTAGGGGCTCTTATGTTGTATTCTATGTTAACGTACCTTCTTCCTTTTATGCCATGCCTGTATCCCTGAGAAaatctaatttttgttttccttgcaaTTATATTAGTCTTGAGtactttattttcatttttacctTGTGCGAAATAGTTAAGTAAATGAAAGCGTGTGCATGTTTACTTTCGTAAGATGTTCATATTGTAATTTCCACAACAGGTACAAATGTAAAGAGTGGCACAAGCATCACTTCTGATGTCAGATCAGCAAAAATGTTTTTTGTCCCCAAGCTGGATGCTTTGGCTGTAGGTGGGTCATGTCTGCTGGTGCTGTACGGATGCAGTGAGGGCACAGTGGCCTTGGGAACTGATGGTGCGTGGCTGTGCTACAGTATCAGAAGCGAGCACTGATATGGAAATGTGGATTTATGACCTGACCTTCATTTTAGTATCTCAGTGTATAATCCTCTGGGACTATAAATACACCAAGCAGCTCCAGTAGGTGCACCTCATAGCTCTGCTGTGCCGCGGGCGAGTCGGGCGTGGAGCGCTTGTTACGCCTGTGCTGTGCAGACTTGGTCTCATAGAGCACAGAGCACGCACAGCTCCTCGGGTTTCACCTGTGGAAACTGAGTGCTGCTGTCTGGCCTTATCATGCTTGTTAATCTCCAGTGTGTTTTACAGTGTTTGGGGCTAAGTTTACTGAATCTCTGCAGGTAGTTGGATGAAATCAATGgctttttttattcattttgtgTTGCCTTGTCAAGgcaacagaggctagacagagtCAAAGAATAAAGTAGATATTTGTTAAAAGACCTCaatggatacaccttgggcagtacaagagcccagccagggctacacccaagatgaacccaaaatggcCACAAAAGGGACAACCATTCAAAAGagaggtctctcacttttataagttttgctccattagcatattggagttaattgttcAGTTATAGCTTTAgtttatgaagtcccatccttcttgtttttgtCTCTTTAGTCCacattgtttatgctcttgggcctgaaatTTGGATCAGTTGTCCTTGATCCCAGGCTagaaaaggaattgttttgtctagctactctgtgaagagagcttaccATCCCTtgatatgaagctcagaactacacacaaaagcagtgcagaatctaaaaaatacaaaacctaAAACCTAAGGcattttccccccctttctttttttggggAGGCTTTCCTGTCTCTTGTGATGCCAAAATTTGTTTAGATAAAGCTTCAAAAGCCCTGGAGGTTCTCTGAAGTCCAACTGTACATGCACTTTATAAGCTATTGTCTCAGTTCTCTATATACGTTTTACAAACGCTCCCTGTTATGAGTTCAGCTAATAAAGTGGTTATCTGCAGATTTTTTAGCAGATAGCTTCACATGAAGTTTATTTTGCAGCACAACCTCCTATAGTAAAGCACTAATGAGTGTGTTTATTTAAGTACACACCTTGCCTCAAAACTATGCTGATGCTCTGAGGCATTGTGAGTGAAGTAGTTAGAAAGCATCTTATGCTGTCTGCTTAAAAAGGCAGTCGTCCACAAATAAGAATGCTGTTGCTCTTATTTATAAAGCTGCTGAGATAATtgtagttttgttttcttttttatttttatggtggttgatttttttctgcttggctGAATGGGGCTGGCTTCTGCAAGACTTGCTCAACATCTGAGAAGATCAATGTGAAAATGTGTGTTTTCTCAGTGCCTATTTTCTGCTCTCCATCACACTTCCCATGCTCTCATATGTCCTCCTGTGTCACTGACAAGGCAGTGGGGAACTTGCAAGGCATCCTTTGCAGTTCagctgattgcttctcctggcATTCGGGTTTTCAGTGTTCAGTAGGTTCTTCTGTGGCTTATAATAGCTGAATACAGTTGATTGTGTCTGTTTCAGAAACATAATGTTAGAAGAGAGTAACAACAAAAGTTTTAATGCTGTAGTTTGTGATGTCTTCTGTGGTTTCTGTTTCAAAAGCTTTTTTCCTCAACTGTGGTTCAGATTCCATGCTAGTTTCCATTGTTGGAATGGCACTGTACACAGGCTATGTGTTCATGCCTCAGCACATCATGGCAATATTGCACTACTTTGAAATTGTGCAGTGATGAAGAACATGTTTTCAAGAAGTAACCGGGCTTTGAAATCTGGTCTACAAAGAAGAACGAACCTCTCAGTTTTACCAAGATTTCTACTGATGTCCGAAAGACACAATTATGACTCTGAAGACTAGGAAATGAGATGTGTAGAGCAGGGACATGAGATGTCCCCTGTGTTGTGTTCATTCCCTTTAATTATACAAGATATGCCCTTGTATAGTAGTTTTGTCTACTTTAACATTGTGATTGTACTTTGATATCAGTATTTTCTTAACTTTGTGACAGTTTCAATATTGCACTGTGAAAGCTTTTCTTAATTGTACTTTTGAGTAAATCTTAATTGCCTTCTATTTTTAATCAGAAAGTCATCTTATTAAATGGGGCTTAAAGCTTTTGCTATTGTATGGTATGTATTTGCCTGGATATTTCTATTAATGCGTTTTGTAAGAAAATACATCTAGATTCATATTAGAGACATGGATATATTCGTCTAATCCTATTTACAAAAGCTAGTTTGTATGACTGAACTCAGGTGTACTGTTCGCTGTCCAAACTTTGTTCAACAGTATATTTGTGCATATCACCTAAATTTGGAATTAGCAGTTATTTCAAGTTTCTGTATTCTATCTGTGGGAAgagggagggggagatgagGCATTGAAGCAGAGTGAAGACTGCATTCATTATGTTTTTTGGTAGTGCTGTGGTTCTGGACTCGGTGTGGGTGGGGGGGAAATGGACTTTTCTTTACTGGCATTGGCCCACATATGGCTTTGGGATAGCACTTTAAACCAACTGTTTTTCTAGCTACCAATTCACTTTTACAGGATGCTTTATTATGTTCCAGTGGCTTTGGTTTCTGCTGGTTTTCACTCAGCAGTGTA is a window from the Zonotrichia albicollis isolate bZonAlb1 chromosome 6, bZonAlb1.hap1, whole genome shotgun sequence genome containing:
- the SPTSSA gene encoding serine palmitoyltransferase small subunit A, producing MALGSAWKQMSWLYYQYLLVTALYMLEPWERTVFNSMLVSIVGMALYTGYVFMPQHIMAILHYFEIVQ